GGCACGCTGCAATATCACGGCCGCATCCCGCAACGCGCCCGCGACGGTGTCTTGCAGCAATTCCGCGAAGACCCGCGGAAGCACGTGCTGTTGATGAGTTACGGGGCGGGGAGCGTGGGCTTGAACTTGCAGTTCGCCAGCTATGTCTTCTTGTTCGATCGCTGGTGGAACCCAGCGGTCGAGGATCAGGCGATCAACCGCGCGCATCGCATCGGCGCGGCCGGCCCGGTCACAGTGTGCCGCTTCTTGACGCTGAACACAATCGAGCAGCGGATCGATCAGGTGCTGCAAGAGAAGCGTGAGCTGTTCGACACGATCTTCAGCGACACCTCGGCGGGTCACAGCGCCGGGCTAACCCACGCCGAAATCTTCGGGCTGTTCCAACTGAAGTGCCCGACCGGGCCAATCCGCATGGCGGGGTAGATGTGCAGGCCATCGCGCCGTCGCCGACGTCGTCAGACTTTGGAGCACCGCGCGCGACTCAGCCCAAGTTCTTTCTGGTAGGTCAGGCCTTGGCCTGACGAAGTTGTGCGTACAATCGTGTCAGGCCAAGGCCTGACCTACGGCTGACTGATTGGAACTCTGGCCCAGTATCTCTTCGACCAGTTTGCGTGGCGCGCCGATGTCGGCTACGTGGACCGTGCCTAGGTAATGCTGGGCCTGTGGAGCGGCGAAGCCTTGCTTGGGGGCGACGAATGTGCAGGTGGCCATGGCACGGATCGTTTGCACCGCGGGCTGGCCGGTGTCGCAATCGAGGCCGCTCGGCAAATCGACCGCCAGGATCGGCAAGCCCGACCGATTCATCTGCTCGATGATTCGATCGAGCGGCGGGCGAGGCTCGCCGTGAGCCCCCACGCCCAATAGTGCGTCGACAATGCTTCCTGCGCCGGACAGAAACTGCGTGAACTCGTCGCCGGCGCTGGCGAACCATTGAATGTTCAAGCCGGCCTGCTCGATCACGGCCAGGTTCGGACTCGACTCGGGCGTTAACTTGGCCCGCTCTCCCACGACCGCCACGCGCACCTCCACGCCGCGGGCGTCGAGATGCCGAGCCGCGACGAAGCCATCGCCGCCGTTGTTACCGACACCGCAACAAATCGCCACCGGCGCTGACCAATTCAAGCGCGACCAGACATCGGCCACACCGCGCCCGGCGTTCTCCATGAGCACCAGCGTCGACAGGCCGAACTCTGCGGCCGCCCGGCGGTCAAGCTCGCGGACCTGGTCGCGTGTGAGAGGCATTTTTCAACACCCGTGCC
Above is a genomic segment from Planctomycetota bacterium containing:
- a CDS encoding NAD(P)H-hydrate epimerase — translated: MPLTRDQVRELDRRAAAEFGLSTLVLMENAGRGVADVWSRLNWSAPVAICCGVGNNGGDGFVAARHLDARGVEVRVAVVGERAKLTPESSPNLAVIEQAGLNIQWFASAGDEFTQFLSGAGSIVDALLGVGAHGEPRPPLDRIIEQMNRSGLPILAVDLPSGLDCDTGQPAVQTIRAMATCTFVAPKQGFAAPQAQHYLGTVHVADIGAPRKLVEEILGQSSNQSAVGQALA